The genomic DNA TGTTGCTCGCCCTGGGCTTGTATCTTGTTGCTGCCCTGCTGGTCTGGATCCAGGCCCGGCTGCTCAACGTGGCGGTGCAGCGCACCATGGTGGCGCTGCGCTCCGATGTGGAGGACAAGGTGCACCGGCTGCCGCTGGCGCACTTCGACACCCGCCAGCGCGGCGAGCTGCTCAGCCGGGTCACCAACGACGTGGACAACATCGCGACCTCGGTGTCGATGACCATCAACCAGCTGCTGTCCTCGGCGCTGACCGTGGTGGCCGTGCTGGTGATGATGCTGATCATCTCGCCGCTGCTGACCCTGCTGACGGTGATCACCGTGCCGTTGACGCTGTGGGCCATCCGGTCGATCACCCGGCGCTCACAGAAATTGTTCGTCGCGCAGTGGCGCAACACCGGACGGCTCAACGCCCACGTCGAGGAGACCTACAGCGGCTTCACCGTGGTCAAGACCTACGGCCATCGGGCCAGCGCGCAAGAACGCTTCCGCGAATACAACGACGACGTGTTCCACGCCAGCTTCGGTGCGCAGTTCCTGTCCGGACTGGTGGGCCCGGCCACGATGTTCATCGGCAACCTCAGCTACGTGGCCGTCGCGGTGGTCGGTGGCCTGCAGGTGGCGGGCGGGCAGATCACCCTGGGCAGCATGCAGGCGTTCATCCAGTATGTCCGGCAGTTCAACCAGCCACTGGGGCAGCTGGCGTCGATGTTCAACACCTTCCAGTCCGGCATCGCCAGTGCCGAGCGGGTGTTCGACTTCCTCGACGAACCGGAAGAGTCGCCCGACGCGGTGGCGTCGCTGCCGGCGGGAACCGCCCCGCGGGTCGAGTTCGACCGGGTGTCGTTCGGCTACCGCGCGGACGCCCCCGTCATCGAGAACCTGTCACTGACTGCCGAACCGGGCTCCACGGTGGCGATCGTCGGGCCCACCGGCGCAGGCAAGACCACGCTGGTGAACCTGCTGATGCGGTTTTACAACGTGGACTCGGGCCGGATCCTGATCGACGGCGTGGACACCGCGTCGGTGAGCCGGCAGTCGCTGCGCGGACAGATCGGCATGGTCTTGCAGGACACCTGGCTGTTCGGCGGGACCATCTACGACAACATCGCCTACGGCAGGCCCGGCGCGTCCGAGGACGAGGTGATGGCGGCGGCGCAGGCCGCCTACGTGGACCGCTTCGTCCACATGCTCCCCGACGGCTACGACACCCGCGTCAACGACGACGGCGGGAAGATCAGCGCCGGCGAGAAGCAGTTGATCACCATCGCCCGGGCGTTCCTGGCGCAGCCGCGCATCCTGGTTCTCGACGAGGCCACCAGCTCGGTGGACACCCGCACCGAGCTGCTGGTGCAGCACGCGATGGGCGAATTACGCAGGCAACGAACCAGTTTCATCATCGCCCACCGCCTGTCCACCATCCGCGACGCGGATCTGATCGTGGTGATGGACGGCGGCGCGATCGTGGAGCAGGGCACCCACGAGGACCTGATCGCCACCCGGGGCGCCTACTTCGCGATGGTCAACCGCTGACCGTCAGAGCTGTGGCCCCTGGTTGCGCAGCTCGTCGACCTCGGTCATGGCGGTGCGCAGCTTGGCCAGCCACTCCTCGGTGTGCTCGCCCACCAGCCGCACCGACCACGCCAGGGCGTCCGAGCGGGACCGGGCCACACCCGCGTCCACCAGGGTGTCGAGGACCTGCCGCTCGGGCTGCTTGAGCCTGGTCATCACCGGAACGGCGATGTGGGTGAACAGGATTCGCTCGGTGGTGTCACCGTCGGCCACCTCGACCCCCCAGGAGACCTTGCGGCGGTAGCGGTCTTCGGCCTCGTCGGCGATCCGCATGCGATCCGAGCGGGTCTGCTCGCGGAAACGGGCCACCCGGCCGGAAGCGCGGGCCTTGGAGTCGTCGCCGTCGGCCGGCAGCCGGCCGATGACGGTGATCTCTTCCTTGTCGACGGACACCTGGGGGTCGCCGTCGAACCAGTCAGCGGGGAGCCGGCCGGCGAACCAGTCGGCGGCGTCGGCAGCGTCGGGCTGCGGACGGGAATGATGATGCCTTCTCATGCTTACATGATTACACCGTTACAGCACGGGTGGCGCTGTGTTCGCCGCGGGCGAACCCCCTGCGCACGACAACCGGCGGCCTACGCTGGAAGCGTGACCGGACCGAATCAGGGCAGTTGGCAGCCCGACCCAGAAGGCCGATACGACGTTCGCTGGTGGGACGGATTCCAGTGGACCGATCAGGTACACCACCAGGGGCAGCAGTTCACCGCCCCACTCGGGGCGCCACCGAGCTCGCAGGCTCAGAGCGCGCAGTCGCAGGCCCAGCCGGTTCCGCAGGCGCAACCGGTGGCGCTGGGCCCGGCTGCCCAGGGTGACGGCTTCGCCGGGATCAGCGGCGATCTGGTCGACGGGCGCTTCAGCGAGAAGGAATCGCGGCCCATCGCCAACCAGAACATCAAGATGCTGCGGGTGCGCCTGGGCGAACCGTTCATGGCGCGGCAGGGCTCGATGGTCGCCTATCAGGGCAATGTGGACTTCGAGTACGAGGGCAGCGGCGCCGCCAAGTTCCTGAAGAAGGCCCTCACCGGCGAAGGTCTGCCGCTGATGCGGTGCACCGGCCAGGGCGACGTGTTCCTGGCTGATCGCGCCTTCGAGGTCCACCTGCTGCAGATCACCGACTCCGGGCTGTCGATCAGCGGCAAGAACGTGTTGGCCTTCTCTCAGAGCCTGGACTGGAACATCGAACGGGTGCGCGGCGCCAGCATGGCCGCAGGCGGACTCTTCAACACCACCTTCCGCGGCTCCGGCTGGGTGGCGCTGACCACCGACGGCCCGCCGGTGGTGCTCAACGCCGCCGAGGCACCCACCTTTGCCGACACCAATGCGATCGTGGCGTGGTCGGCGAGCCTGCAGACGCAGCTGAAGACCAGCTTCAAAGCCGGGGCCCTGATCGGCCGCGGCTCCGGTGAGGCCGTGCAGGTGTCGTTCCACGGCAACGGTTTTGTGATCGTGCAGCCGTCGGAGGGCGTACCGATCCCTAGCCAGCCGTAGCGGCCCGGCGGGCCCGGAACACCTTGGTCTCGCCCTTCACGCCCTTGAGGTGCTTGCCCCCGGCGAAGGACCAGTCGTAGCCGGGGGCGTCGCCGATCGCCTCCCGCGCCGCCTCGGTCACCAGCACCGCCCCCGGGCGCGCTGCCCCGGTGACCCGGCTGGCCAGATTCACCGGCGCGCCGAACCAGTCGCCGGCGCGGCTGACCGCCTCACCGAACGACACCCCCACCCGCAGCCGCGGGAAATCCTGGATCTCCTGGGCGGCCTCACAGAGGGTGACCATGGCGTCCAGCAACAACACCGGGTCCGGGCAGACCAGCATCACCGCGTCGCCGATGGTCTTGACCAGCCGCACCGGCGGCACGGCGACATCGCGGGCCAGGTCTGCCAGGTGGTTGGCCAGCCGTTCCAGCTCTTCGGGTTCGACGGCCTCGCCCAGGCGGGTGAACCCCACCAGGTCGGCGAACGCGACGCCCACCTCGCGTGCGCCCGGCAGCGGCGCACCCGCGGCCCGTTCACTGGCGCTCACGGCCTCGGTCTCCATCGAGTGGCGCAGTTGCAGCAGCAGCATCTCGCGCACCAGCTCACCGAGCAGCGGCTCGACCTGGACCACCAGTTCCTCGAGCCGCTGCGCGATCTGCAGTTCGGTGGCCCCCGGTTGCAGCACCGCGGCCATCCCGGTGTAGCGCATGACCTCAGCCGCGGTGGCCAATCCGTCAGCCAGCGTGCGGGTCACCTGCACCAGGTTGTCCGGGTCCAGGCCCAGTTCGACACACTGCTGCAGCACCGCGGCGATGTGGCCGTCGGCGCGCAGGAACACCGGCGCATCAGGGCTCTCCACCCTCGGCAGCCCCGCGGCCCGCTGGAGTCGTTGCACGAGTTCGAGGTCCATCCCGGTCTCGTCACTGATCTGCCGGGTGGAGACATAGGTGCCGTCGTCGCCGATGATGCGTCGCGGCGCCAGCAACATCGGCGAGAACGAGTTGCGGATCTGTTCGGCGGTGATGCCGCGCTGCTGCAGCCAGGCGATCAGCTCAGCGCGTTCGTCACTGCTCTCGTCGGCCACCTGAGAAAGGTACAACGCCTGGTGGAAGTACAGAGCCTGGTGAGGGTGCGACGCGGGCCTGGCGCACAGCGGGAGCGGTCGACGGGGCCAGCAGATCGGCCGGATCCTCCGGATAGCGCACCACCACGGTGGCGGTGTCGACGAACCGGTACGGCCGCCCCGCCACGATGCCGGTGAATTGTTTTCGCAGTCGCGACATCTCGGCCCGCACGGTCACCACCCGGGTGGGATCACCGTAGAGGTCGGCGGCCAACGCCGGCGCCGAACGCCCCTCGGGATGGCGCGCCAGGATCAACAGGATCTCCGCGTGCCGCAGCGAGATGTCGTGGCGCCAGCTACCGAACTGTCCCGCCATCTCCAGCACCGGCGAGCCGGTCAGGTCCAGCGTCACCCGCAGGTCGGAGGCTTCCACGTCCTCACCCGCCACCCGGACCAGCCATCCGCCGGGCAGCAGTTCGATGTCGCACATACCCAGCGGCGGAACCCAGGCGCGGCCGGGGGCCAGCTCCTCGGGCAACAGGATGCGGTTGTGCAGCGGCAGCGAGTCGACGGCGGCCACCCAGCCCTCGGTGTCCACCGCCAGCGCCGGCGCACCGATGCGCGCCAGAATCGGTGCGGCGACCGTGCGCAGCCGGTTGAGAGTGCGGTCATGCTGTTCGCGCAGATGCGATTCCGCCAGCCGGGCCACCACATCCACCAGGGCGACGGTGGTGGGGTGCACGGTGGCGGCCGGCCCGGAGACGTCGACGACGCCGAGCACCTGGCCGGTGCGCGGGTCGCGGATCGGAGCGCCGGCACACGTCCACGGGTGGTGGCTACGTAGGTAGTGTTCGGCGCAGAAGACCTGCACAGCGCGGTGCGACGCCAGGGCGGTGCCGATTGCGTTGGTGCCCACCGCCGACTCGCCCCAGTGCGCCCCTTCGACGAAACCGAGCCGATCAGCGTTGGACAGCACCTGCGGTGAGCCGGTGCGCCACAGCACGCGGCCCTGGGCGTCGGCCACCACCAGGATGTTGTCCCCATCGGCGACAAGCGATTCCAGCCCCCGCGACACCTCGTCGAGCACCGCCATCAGCCCCGACTCGCGGCGCAGTGCATCGATGGCACCGGCCTCCACCACCGGCGGGGTGTGCTTGTCGGGGTTGATGCCCTTGGCCTTCATCCGCTGCCACGAGTCCCCGATGACCGATCGCGGCCGAGCCGGGGCCCGGGCACCGGCCATGGTCGCGTCGTAGACAGCCGACATCAACCGCGCGTAGCTGCGCGGGTCTTCGCCGACGGCGACGGCGGGTTCAGGCACGGGCATCGCCTGTGATTGTGCTCCCGGTCACATCGAAGCGCCAGCGCCGCAGGTCAGCCCTCACCGGTAAACCAGGCCGCCGTCGATCAGGACCGACTGTCCGGTCATGTAGTCCGCATCCGGTCCGGCCAGGTATGAGACGAACCCGGCGACGTCCTCGGGCGTCTCGGCCCGACCGAGCGCGATGCCGCCGACGTACTTGTCGTAGGTCTCGCCGACGGCCGCGCCGGTCAGGTCGGCGAACCGCTGGTCGATCTCCACCCACATGTCGGTGCCGACCACCCCCGGGCAGTAGGCGTTGACGGTGATGCCGTCGGCGGCGTACTCCTTGGCGGCGGCCTGGGTGAGCGCCCGGACGGCGAACTTGGTGGCGCTGTAGACACCGAGCATCGCGAACCCGTCGTGACCGGCGATGGAGGAGGCGTTGATGATCTTGCCCTTGGTCTTCCGCTGCCGGAACCGGGTGCCTGCGGCCTGGATACCCCACAGCACCCCGTCGACGTTGATCGACCAGATGCGTTGCAGCTCTTGCGGTGTGACCTCGGAGATGGGACCGACCAGCGCGACACCCGCGTTGTTGACCATGATGTCGAAGCCGCCGAGGGCCTGCTCGGCGTGCTCGACGGCCGCGAACACCTGATCCCGATCCCCCACGTCGGCAACAAAGGCGGTGGATTTCTGCCCGATCTCGGTGATCTCGTCGGCGACGGTGTTGATGCCGTCGGGACGGACGTCCACCAGAGCGACGTCGGCGCCGTCGCGGGCCAGTCGCAGCGCGATGCCCCGGCCGATACCGCGGCCGCCGCCGGTGACCAGGGCCACCTTGCCCGTGAGTGTCATGATGCTCCTTCGATACTGGGGTCCACGAGGACCTTCATCTTGGTTCCGGCGTGCAGGGCCTCGAACCCTTCGTCGATCACGTCTTCGAGTGCGATCGGAGTGACCCAGCCGGTGGTGTCGTAGGCACCCTGGGCCATCAGGTTGATCACCGCCTCGAAGTCGGCGCCGGTGTAGCACAGCGAGCCCTGGATTCGGGACTCGTTCATCACCAGGTTGAGAAGTGGTGTGGTCAGGGGCTTTTCGTAGATCGCCACGCTCACCATCGGCTTGCGGGCCCCGACGCAGGCCAGTGCCGTCTGCACCGCAGGCTGCACCCCGGCGGCGTCGAACACCGCGTCAGCCTTGCGGCCACCGGTGTGGTCGGCGATGAACTCCGGCACGTCGAGCTGGGAAGGATCCAGGGTCCTGGCGCCGAGGTGCTCGATGGCGGCGCGCCGGGTGGCCGACGGCTCCACCACGAACACATCGTCGATCCCCTTGCCGCGCAGCGCAAACCACAAGCCGATGCCGATGGGGCCGGCGCCGAACACCATGGCCGTGTCCCCGGGTGTGGTGTCGCCGAGGGTGGCGGCGTGGTAGGCCACCGACATCGGTTCCACCAGTGCGCCGAGTTCCAGGGACACAGTGTCGGGCAGCCGGTGCAACATGTGGACCGGAACCACCGAGTACTCGGCCATGCCACCGTCGGACATCAGGCCGTGGAACCCGATCTGCGCGCAGATGTTGTAGTTGCCGGCCCTGCACGCCGCGCACTCGTGACAGGTGTACAGCGGCTCGACGGCCACCCGGTCACCTTCGGACCAGCCCGTCACCCCGTCGCCGACGGCGGTGATGGTGCCGCTGAACTCGTGCCCCAGCGTCAGCGGCAGCTCCTGGTGGGTCAGCGGATGCGGCGAGGTGGGCACGAAGATCGGACCGGCGTAGTACTCGTGCAGGTCGGTGCCGCAGATGCCGTTGAACCCGACGCGGAGCTTGACGGTGCCCGGTGCGGGGTCCGGTTCGGGGATCTCGGCCACTTCGACCTTGTTGGGTCCGTGGTACACAGCTGCTCTCATGCCGCCATGTCTATGTGACCGCCGACACACGGCGAAAGAGTTGCAGGGGGTTGCGTCGGACGGCTGCAACGGTGCGCAACTCTTGCTGCGGGTGGCGCTCGGGGTGTGCCCTGGGTCACATGACTACCACTCTTGAACCTTCCGTTGATCTCAGCCCGCAGCAGCGGGTCGACGCCTGGCTCGCCGATTTCGAGGCCGCGCTCGCCGTCCGCGACGTGCCGCGCGCGGCCGCCAAGTTCGCCACCGACAGCTTCTGGCGCGACCTGGTGGCCTTCACCTGGAACATCAAGACCGTCGAAGGCCGCGACGGTGTGGCCGACCTGCTGACCGAACGCCTGGCCGACACCGATCCGTCCGGGTTCCGCACCCGGGAGGCTCCGGTGCAGGAGGGTTCCGGGGAGGAGGCAGTCACGTCCGCGTTCATCGAGTTCGAGACCGGCGTCGGCCGTGGCATCGGGCACCTGCGCCTCAAGGGCGACGAGGCCTGGACCTTCCTGACCGCGCTGCAGGAACTGAAGGGACACGAGGAACGCAAGGGCCCCTCGCGGGTGATGGGCGCGGTGCACGGCAGTGATCCCGACCCGCGGTCCTGGGCGGAGAAGAAGGCCGAGGAGGACGCGTCGCTGGGGCGCACCGTGCAGCCCTACATCCTGGTGGTGGGCGGCGGACAGGGCGGCATCGCGCTGGGCGCACGGCTGCGCCAGCTCGGGGTGCCTGCCCTGGTGGTCGACAAGCACGACCGGCCCGGGGATCAGTGGCGCAAGCGCTACAAGTCGCTGTGCCTGCACGACCCGGTCTGGTACGACCACCTGCCCTATCTGCCGTTCCCGCAGAACTGGCCGGTGTTCGCGCCGAAAGACAAAATCGGCGACTGGCTGGAGTTCTACACCCGCGTGATGGAGGTGCCGTACTGGTCGAGGACGTCGTGCACCTCGGCGCGGTATGACGGCGAGC from Mycolicibacterium tokaiense includes the following:
- a CDS encoding ABC transporter ATP-binding protein, encoding MRGPMRMQQGPAERSRDFTGSALRLLRRLTPQRWLAAVVVLLSVAGIGIGVIGPRILGHATDLLFNGVIGKQLSVGLTKEQAIEAARARGDTTFADLLSGMAVTPGQGVDFAAVGRTLLLALGLYLVAALLVWIQARLLNVAVQRTMVALRSDVEDKVHRLPLAHFDTRQRGELLSRVTNDVDNIATSVSMTINQLLSSALTVVAVLVMMLIISPLLTLLTVITVPLTLWAIRSITRRSQKLFVAQWRNTGRLNAHVEETYSGFTVVKTYGHRASAQERFREYNDDVFHASFGAQFLSGLVGPATMFIGNLSYVAVAVVGGLQVAGGQITLGSMQAFIQYVRQFNQPLGQLASMFNTFQSGIASAERVFDFLDEPEESPDAVASLPAGTAPRVEFDRVSFGYRADAPVIENLSLTAEPGSTVAIVGPTGAGKTTLVNLLMRFYNVDSGRILIDGVDTASVSRQSLRGQIGMVLQDTWLFGGTIYDNIAYGRPGASEDEVMAAAQAAYVDRFVHMLPDGYDTRVNDDGGKISAGEKQLITIARAFLAQPRILVLDEATSSVDTRTELLVQHAMGELRRQRTSFIIAHRLSTIRDADLIVVMDGGAIVEQGTHEDLIATRGAYFAMVNR
- a CDS encoding AIM24 family protein; translation: MTGPNQGSWQPDPEGRYDVRWWDGFQWTDQVHHQGQQFTAPLGAPPSSQAQSAQSQAQPVPQAQPVALGPAAQGDGFAGISGDLVDGRFSEKESRPIANQNIKMLRVRLGEPFMARQGSMVAYQGNVDFEYEGSGAAKFLKKALTGEGLPLMRCTGQGDVFLADRAFEVHLLQITDSGLSISGKNVLAFSQSLDWNIERVRGASMAAGGLFNTTFRGSGWVALTTDGPPVVLNAAEAPTFADTNAIVAWSASLQTQLKTSFKAGALIGRGSGEAVQVSFHGNGFVIVQPSEGVPIPSQP
- a CDS encoding adenylate/guanylate cyclase domain-containing protein gives rise to the protein MYFHQALYLSQVADESSDERAELIAWLQQRGITAEQIRNSFSPMLLAPRRIIGDDGTYVSTRQISDETGMDLELVQRLQRAAGLPRVESPDAPVFLRADGHIAAVLQQCVELGLDPDNLVQVTRTLADGLATAAEVMRYTGMAAVLQPGATELQIAQRLEELVVQVEPLLGELVREMLLLQLRHSMETEAVSASERAAGAPLPGAREVGVAFADLVGFTRLGEAVEPEELERLANHLADLARDVAVPPVRLVKTIGDAVMLVCPDPVLLLDAMVTLCEAAQEIQDFPRLRVGVSFGEAVSRAGDWFGAPVNLASRVTGAARPGAVLVTEAAREAIGDAPGYDWSFAGGKHLKGVKGETKVFRARRAATAG
- a CDS encoding GAF domain-containing protein; translation: MPVPEPAVAVGEDPRSYARLMSAVYDATMAGARAPARPRSVIGDSWQRMKAKGINPDKHTPPVVEAGAIDALRRESGLMAVLDEVSRGLESLVADGDNILVVADAQGRVLWRTGSPQVLSNADRLGFVEGAHWGESAVGTNAIGTALASHRAVQVFCAEHYLRSHHPWTCAGAPIRDPRTGQVLGVVDVSGPAATVHPTTVALVDVVARLAESHLREQHDRTLNRLRTVAAPILARIGAPALAVDTEGWVAAVDSLPLHNRILLPEELAPGRAWVPPLGMCDIELLPGGWLVRVAGEDVEASDLRVTLDLTGSPVLEMAGQFGSWRHDISLRHAEILLILARHPEGRSAPALAADLYGDPTRVVTVRAEMSRLRKQFTGIVAGRPYRFVDTATVVVRYPEDPADLLAPSTAPAVRQARVAPSPGSVLPPGVVPFSGGRREQ
- a CDS encoding acetoin reductase, producing MTLTGKVALVTGGGRGIGRGIALRLARDGADVALVDVRPDGINTVADEITEIGQKSTAFVADVGDRDQVFAAVEHAEQALGGFDIMVNNAGVALVGPISEVTPQELQRIWSINVDGVLWGIQAAGTRFRQRKTKGKIINASSIAGHDGFAMLGVYSATKFAVRALTQAAAKEYAADGITVNAYCPGVVGTDMWVEIDQRFADLTGAAVGETYDKYVGGIALGRAETPEDVAGFVSYLAGPDADYMTGQSVLIDGGLVYR
- a CDS encoding 2,3-butanediol dehydrogenase → MRAAVYHGPNKVEVAEIPEPDPAPGTVKLRVGFNGICGTDLHEYYAGPIFVPTSPHPLTHQELPLTLGHEFSGTITAVGDGVTGWSEGDRVAVEPLYTCHECAACRAGNYNICAQIGFHGLMSDGGMAEYSVVPVHMLHRLPDTVSLELGALVEPMSVAYHAATLGDTTPGDTAMVFGAGPIGIGLWFALRGKGIDDVFVVEPSATRRAAIEHLGARTLDPSQLDVPEFIADHTGGRKADAVFDAAGVQPAVQTALACVGARKPMVSVAIYEKPLTTPLLNLVMNESRIQGSLCYTGADFEAVINLMAQGAYDTTGWVTPIALEDVIDEGFEALHAGTKMKVLVDPSIEGAS